DNA sequence from the Geobacter sp. AOG2 genome:
ATCGTCGGCGGGAAACTGCTCTACCCCAACGGCAGGGTTCAGCATGCCGGCGTGGCGTTCAACAAAAACGGCATCGGCTACCATATCTTCAAGAATTTTCCCGCCGATGCCCCGGCCGTCAACAAAAAACGGCTCATGCAGTGCGTCACCGCGGCTTGCCTGCTTGTTTCAAAGCGGCTTTTTGTTGAGCTTGGGGGATTTGACGAGCATTTTCACAACGGTTTCGAGGATGTGGACTTCTGCCTGCGCGCGGGGCAGTCGGGCAGGAGAGTGCTCTACACTCCCCACGCGGTTGTCGTACATCATGAGGAACAGAGCGAAGGACGCAAACGGTTCGACGCCCAGAACATGCAGCGCTATCTGGAGCGGTGGCAGGGAAAGGTGCGTTACGACGACGAAGAGTTTTATCGCGCTGAAGGCTTCAGCGTCCAGTGGCATGCCGATGGCTCCTGCACCATACGGCAAAGGCCAGCCGAAGCGCCGCGCGCTGCCGGAAGGTATCCCCTCGTCCCCCTGGTGGGCTCATACGCGGAGACCCCGTTGGCCCGGCTTTCCGCTTCCCCGCGCATGAAAGCGGTATTGAAGGCCTATTCCGGTGGTTCCGGCACCAAAGATATACCAACTCTTTGAGAGCACTGATAGAGAAAGGAATACTATGAAAACCCACTCTCTGAGCGATTGGATCAAGGCCGCGGATTATTACCGGGGGAAAGGCAGCTTCGAAAAGGCCATTGAGGCCTTCGCCCAGGCGCGCTTGGCGCTGCTTGCCGACATGGGGGAATGCTTTACCCGGCTCGGCAAGCTGGAAGAGGCCCAGGTTTTGTTCGAAGAGATCCTGGAGGCTGACATTCGCAACATTCAGGCCAACGCCGGTTTGGGGATCGTTTCCCTCCTGTCCGGGGCCCCCGAAGCTGCGGCGCTTGCTTTTGGCAACGTTCTGCATGTCGACCCCCGTGAGCCCAAGGCGTTATGCGGCCTGGGGATGGCGCAACTCCAGCTAGGCCGGTATGAAGAGGGGATTGACCTCCTGCAGCAGTCCCTTCGCGAGGCGCCGGACAACCTGGCGGCGTTGGACGAACTGGTCCGATTTGCCTCTGCCCCTGGCGGGGAACCCTATCGCCCGGCGGCCTTGGACCACTGCCGGAAATACCTGGAGCGTAATCCCGATGCCACCGAGGTGCATGACTATCTGAAAACGCTCGAACCCACGCCGTCCATTCGCCAGGCAGAACCCGGCGCGCTGGCCTCTCTCGTTGCCGCATTCCAGGCCAACCCCTTCCACCGCCCGACGGTACTCGCACTTGCGCAACGCCTGGGCGATGCGGGGTTGGTACGTGACGGGAGGGATGTGTGCGCCGTGTATCTGCAACGATATCCGGGAGATGTCGATGTTTTGTCGTTGCAAAGGTCCCTGTGAAGTGATATGAAAATGACTCCAATGGTGGGCTTGCCTGCCACTTGGGGGAAGAGGGTTTAAGGATATGAACGGATTATCAATGAAAGATCAGGTGGCCCAGGCCGCTTACAGCCAGTTGCAGTCGTATCTGGCGGGTGACGTGCCCCTCGCCGTTGAACGGGTCGAGTTTTTTCTCAAGAGCCACCCTGACTTCGCCCAAGCCCATAATGACCTGGGGGTGCTTTATTACCGCGCCGGTGATCTGCTTCGCAGCCTGGCGAACTACGAAAAGGCCAACCGGCTGGATGCCGGCAACCCCACATTTGTCAAAAATCTTGCCGAGTTCTACACCGTTGAACTCGGTTGGTTCGACGATGCCATTGCCCTGCTGACCGGCGTACTCAAAAACAGGCCGGAGGATACGGAAATTCTCGGTTCCCTGGCGGCCATCGGCGTGAAAACCGGAAGGACCAACGAGGCGGAGATCTTCCTCGACAGGATTCTGGCGCTTGAGCCATGGAATCAGGAAGCAAAAAGCCTTCTCGATGATCTCCGCCAGGGCAAGGCCGAAAACGGGCCTTCCGGAGCTTTCGTCCAGGAGGCACCGTCTGCACCGCCGCAAATCGACGCTGTATTGCAGGGTCTTCGCCAGTCCATTTCAGACTTGGCGGGGTCGTCTGAAACGCCGGAGGAGCGTTATCGCGAGGCGGTTCTTCACGCCGAGCGGGGAATGGTCGCGGAAGCGGTGAAGGAGTTGGAGGAGCTTGTGAAGGCCGCGCCGGATCATGCCCTTGCGTTTAATGATCTCGGTGTTCTGTATTACCGTCTCGGTGATCCCGGACGGTCCCTGTCCGCCCATGAACAGGCGGTACGTCTGGAGCCGCATAACCCGACCTTCAGAAAGAATCTGGCCAATCTTTGCTACTCAGCCCTGGGCAGGACCGATGAAGCCATTTGCCATTTCACCGAAGTCCTCCGCGAGTATCCCCAGGATGTGGAAACCCTTCTGGCATTGGGCCAGATCAGTGCCGTCAACAACCTGGGCGAACAGGCCAGGGTCTTCGTGAGCAAAGCCCTTGAGCTGGAACCCTGGAACCAGGAAGCGCGCGAGTTTCTCGAACTCATAACCTGATCAGTTGTGCAGCGACACCCGATACCCATTCATGACTACACCTCTTTCCCATGCCGCCGCGCCTGCCGTCAGTATTGTCATACCGGTCTATAATCAACTGCATTTTACCCGGCAGTGTCTGACATCCCTTGAAAACAACATGGACCTCGGGCAGTTCGAGGTCATTATCATCGACGATGCTTCCCATGACGGGACGGAAGAGGCCTTGCGCGCACTTGCAGGGACCAGGCCTTGGCTGCGCTATTTCCGCAATCCCGCCAACCGTGGTTTTGCCGCATCATGCAACCAGGGGGCCGTTCTCGCCCAAGGCAACTATCTTCTTTTTCTCAACAATGACACCATGGTCACGCCCGGCTGGCTTCCCCCGCTCGTGGAGGTCCTCGAATCGCAACCAGATATCGGGGTGGTGGGGCCCAAACTGGTCTTTCCCGACGGTACGGTGCAGCACTGCGGCAAGGTCTGGGGCGACCATCACACACCCCGCTCGCACCCGGATCATCTCTACTATCGGGAGCCGGGCGACGCGGCACATGTCAACCGGAGCAGAGATTATCAGATCATCACCGGGGCCTGCATGCTGCTCCGCAGGGCTGAGTTCTTCCGTTACGGCCCCTTTGATGAACAGTATGAAAACGGCTGGGAGGACGACGACCTCTGTTATGCCTACCGTGAGCAGGGGATGCGTATCCATTATTGCTCCGCCGCCACGGTGGTCCATTTTCAGAGCATATCCCTGAATGACGGGCTTTCCCAGGATGAACGCCTGTTGAAAGAGCTCTCCGGCCAAGTGGCTACCGGTGCTCCGCCCGACCCGCGGTTGCCCGGGCTATACCAAAAGGTTGAGCAGCGGCTTTTGGGGATCCGATCGCGTTTTGAGCGCAACCGTTCCCGTTTTTTCGGCAAATGGGGCCGGCGGGTATTCCGCGACGATTACCGCTATATTCAGGCGGACGGCCTGGAAGAGCGCTTTTTCGGCGGCCAGCAGATGCCCCAACCGCTGGTATCGATCATCCTCCTCACCTTTAACCAGCTTCCCTATACCATCGAATGTGTTGAAAGCCTCCGGCGCCATACCACGGAACGTTATGAGCTGATTTTTATCGACAACGGCTCCACGGACGGCACGGTCTCCTGGCTTCGGGAGCTGGTCGGCCGGGAACCTGCCACCTGCCGGCTGATCGAAAACAATAAGAACCTCGGGTTTGCCAGAGGGTGCAACCAGGGGCTTGAAGCCGCCAAAGGGGATTACCTGCTCCTGCTCAACAACGATGTGGTGGTAACCGGTGGATGGCTTTCCGGTCTGTTGGCCTGTTTTCGCCACCGTCCCGAAACCGGCATCGTCGGGCCGCTTACCAACAACATCAGTGGTATACAGCGGCTCTCCGGTTCGCCACCGTCGCCGCAGGCCGGCCTCGAAGAGTTCGCCGCTGGAATCCGCACCCGGTTTGGCGGCAGGCGTATCTACAATCGTAGAATCGTCGGTTTTTGCATGCTGTTCAGCAGAGATCTGTTCAACCGTGTCGGCTACCTGGACGAATCCTTCGGCAACGGCAATTTCGAGGACGACGATTATTGTCTCAGGGGAGAGTTGGAAGGGTTCCGCAACCTTATCGCCGGAGATGTGTTCATCCACCACTACGGCAGTGTCAGCTTTCGTGGCAATAATATGGATTACGCCCAAGCCATGGCAGGCAATCGGGGCGTCTTCAACCGCAAGTGGAGCCGGACCATCACCGAACCGCTTCTGGCGCGCAAGGTGGTTACCCTCAAGACTATGGAGGAGGCGGACCGGCTTAGACGCCAGGGCAAGTCGAATGCGGCGGTCGAAGTATTGCTGAAGGAAGGCATCGCGCAGATCCCCGGCGAGATGCGTTTCTACTGCATGATCGCGGACATCCTCCTCGAAGGCGGCATGCCCGCCGAGGCCCTTCAGACACTCCGGGAAGCCCCCCGGCTCTACGAGACCTCCCGAGCACTCTACCTCCTTGTCCAGGCGGCATGCCTCCTTGCCCAGGAGGGAGTGGGGCGCGATGCGGCCACGCGGGCCGACCGGTGTCATCCCGCCTATCCCAACGCCCGGCTCATGAGGGGGGTGTTGGCTCTGTGCAATGGAGATATTGCCTGCGCGACAGAGGAATTCCACGCCGCCGCTGCCATGGATGCCTCTAACCCCGATGTCTGGTGCGGCCTTGCTCAGGTTGCGGAAGCGGCGAGCAATCGCGAGGCAGCGTTCGAGTGGTATCGCCGCGCCAGCATTGTTGCCCCGACATGTCTTGAGGCGGCCCGCGGGCTCCACCGGCTTGCCGCCAGCCCGGACGAACAGGCCCTTGCCCGCAGGCACTTCGAGGAAGCGCTGTACTTCAGGGACGATGACCGCGATATTCGCTATCTGTTGATCGATCTGCTTATTCGAGCCGGCGAACAGTCGGCGGCGCTTGCCCATGCCGAGCGTGCCATGGTGTTGTTCGGAGCCGACAAGGGGTTGGTAGATGCGAGCCTCGCGCTACGGCGTTCGGTCGGTCCCCTGGTTATTCCCCCGGCAACCCGCGCAGCGGGTACATCGGTCTCGCTTTGCATGATTACCAAGAATGAGGCCAAGGACTTGCCTCGTTGCCTGGCCAGCCTGAAACCGATAGTGGATGAGATTGTGGTCTGCGATACCGGATCGAGCGACGGGACGCGGGAGATTGCTGAGGCGTTCGGAGCCCGGGTTATTGATCATGTCTGGACGGGAGACTTCAGTGCGGCCCGCAATTGTTCGCTGGCGGCTGCAACCGGCGCCTGGACACTGGTCATGGATGCCGACGAGACGATCTCGCCATACGATTATGACGCGTTTCGGGAACTTGTCGGCAGGCAACCGAACGCCATGACGGCCTATACCATCACCACCAGAAACTATACCAACAAATTGGTGGAAAAATGGCAGGAGCACGATGGTCGTTATCCGGTGGAAGAGGCGGGCCGCGGATGGATGCCGAGCGACAAGGTGCGCCTGTTCCCGAATCGCCCGGAGATCCGGTTTGAGAATGCGATCCACGAGATGGTCGAACCGGCCTTGGACCGCCTGAAGATTCCCTATCCTGCCGCCCCTCAGGTGGTCGTCCATCACTACGGCTACCTGGACGACAAGCGCCAGGAAGATAAAAAGAGCCTGTATTATGAGATAGGGGTAAAGAAACTTGCCGAGAGCGGCGGCTCACCGAAAGCGATTGTTGAACTCGCCATTCAGGCCGCCGGTATCGAAAGGTATGAAGAGGCCATTGAACTCTGGAAGCGGGCGCTTGAGTATAACCCCGAATCCCCGCTGGCCTATTTTAATCTTGGTTTTGCAAATCTCTGCATCGGACGTTATGATGATGCTTACGACGCAACGAAACGCGCCCTGGAATTGCAAAAAGATTATCGTGAGGCCTGGGCCAACCTGGCCTTGATCGATATCTTCAGGGGGCGGCACCTGGCCGCTCTGAAGCAGCTTGACAAGCAGGTCGTGAGCCGTGGCGACTATGTCATGTTCGACCTGATCCGTGCGGTGGCCTGTTGCTGCAACCATGAATTCGAGCGAGCCGAGGATTGTTTCCGAAGCGTGGTGAGCCGGCAGGTGGAGTTCGACAAATTCGTCGAGACGGCTGCCCGGCATCTGCGGCGATCAGGCAGGTGGTCCGATGCCGATGCCGTTGTCAAAATAGCCCGTAAGGCGGGCTGTCGTCTGCAAGGTGAAATGTAACCGGTTAATTGCCCGCAGGTAGCAACGGTGGTGAGGTGTCGCCGACATGTGCCAGAAGTTGGTTTTCGTATGCCATGAGCGCCTGTGCCGTTTTAAGGGCCTGATAGAATCTTCCTGCTGCTACTTCCCCGCTGATCTCGTCGAAAAACCGTTGGCTGCTCGGTACGGCGGCCGTAATCTCCCGTTCCAATTCGCGGAAAACCTCATGATAGTTTGAGTCATTCGCGCCACTGTCAATATACATGAGCTGAAGCACAAAATAGACCCGTCGGGCCGGCGAAGTCGCCCCGGCCTCGGTCATGATGTCCTTTTGACGGAGTATGGGCACATTGTTTTCGACTGTGAATTCGATGGGGCGGTTCCCACACTGCATGACGGCGCCGCCGATGATGATCTTTTCGTGGGGTTTGAGGTGAAGTTTCAGTGACATGGCATCGTCCCCAGCTTTCCGACAGTACTTGCCTTGATCGTCGTGCGGATTGAGCTTATACCCTGCTGAATGCTCTTATGTTTAACACGCTGTAAAAAATGATAAAAAGGGGGGAAAAGATCGATCGCTCTTTTCCCCCCTTATTTTTGTTACCGTTCAGGCTGACTGCGCTGTGATTAGAACAGTTTCAGGACGGCCTGAGCTGCCTGCGAAGCCAGGCTCAAGGAGGTGATACCCAGGCTCTGGCGGGTCTGCAGCATCAGCAGGTTGGCGCCTTCCTGGTTGGTATCGGCCAGGGTCAGGTTGTCGGCACCGGTCTGGAGTGTGCTGACCATGTTGTCGGTAAAAGTCTGACGGGCGGTGACGACGCTCAGGTTGGCGGACAGCGTTGAAGACTGGCTGCGCAGCGTGTTGAGCGCGCCTTCAAGCTGGGTGGCCGAAGACTGGATGTTGGCGGTACCGGCGGTGGCGTCTGCCCAGCCAGTGCTACCGGTGTTACCGACGTTCGTTGCGGTCGACAGGCCAAGACCTGTGGAGGTTGCGTCGAAACCCTGGATCTGCAGCGTAGCGCCGCCGGTTGCGGGAGCGAATTCAACAGTCTGGTTCTGGCTGTTGAGGAAGTTGGTGCCGCGATAGCCGGAATCGCTGGCCAGTTCGGTGATCTGAGTCATCAGGGTGTTGAAGGTGGTGGCGTAGCTGGCACGGTCGGTGACGCTGGTGGTGGCCAATGCTGCCTGGGCGACACCTTGGGCGGACTGGATCAGGGAGGTGATGCCGGTGATGCCTGCGTTAGCTGCGGAAACCATCTGCACGGCCTCACTCATGCCATCCTTGCGGTTGGACAGGTCGGTGGCGCGAGCTGTTGCGGTCTGGGCGGCAAAAAAGTTGGTCGGGTTGTCGAGAGCGGTGTTGACCGACTTGCCGGTGGACAGACGGGTCTGGGTCCGGTTGATGAGGGTGGTGGTGTTCTGGAGGGACAACAGGTTGTTCCTCATGCCGCTGGTAAGGGAGATGTCGTTGATTGCCATGGGTGCTACTCCTTTCTGGGTTATCGGCGGCATTTCTTGCCGCGCAATGTTCGTTTAGATTACTTATCGGTGGTGCCTTTCGATAACTTTAGCAAAAATTTATGAAGTTGGGCGATCACACCTGTTTTTTGTGGAGCAGGGCGGTGACGTCGGCTATAACTCTACTCCAGGCACCGGGTTGCGCTTGCCTGAAAAGGCGAGCAGTCGGATACCAGGGGGTGTCGTCTCGCCCGAGCATCCAGCGCCAGTCAGGCGCAAAGGGCAGCAGTATCCATGTGGGGGCCGCCAGAGCGCCGGCGAGGTGGGCGACGG
Encoded proteins:
- a CDS encoding tetratricopeptide repeat protein, producing the protein MNGLSMKDQVAQAAYSQLQSYLAGDVPLAVERVEFFLKSHPDFAQAHNDLGVLYYRAGDLLRSLANYEKANRLDAGNPTFVKNLAEFYTVELGWFDDAIALLTGVLKNRPEDTEILGSLAAIGVKTGRTNEAEIFLDRILALEPWNQEAKSLLDDLRQGKAENGPSGAFVQEAPSAPPQIDAVLQGLRQSISDLAGSSETPEERYREAVLHAERGMVAEAVKELEELVKAAPDHALAFNDLGVLYYRLGDPGRSLSAHEQAVRLEPHNPTFRKNLANLCYSALGRTDEAICHFTEVLREYPQDVETLLALGQISAVNNLGEQARVFVSKALELEPWNQEAREFLELIT
- a CDS encoding glycosyltransferase, producing MTTPLSHAAAPAVSIVIPVYNQLHFTRQCLTSLENNMDLGQFEVIIIDDASHDGTEEALRALAGTRPWLRYFRNPANRGFAASCNQGAVLAQGNYLLFLNNDTMVTPGWLPPLVEVLESQPDIGVVGPKLVFPDGTVQHCGKVWGDHHTPRSHPDHLYYREPGDAAHVNRSRDYQIITGACMLLRRAEFFRYGPFDEQYENGWEDDDLCYAYREQGMRIHYCSAATVVHFQSISLNDGLSQDERLLKELSGQVATGAPPDPRLPGLYQKVEQRLLGIRSRFERNRSRFFGKWGRRVFRDDYRYIQADGLEERFFGGQQMPQPLVSIILLTFNQLPYTIECVESLRRHTTERYELIFIDNGSTDGTVSWLRELVGREPATCRLIENNKNLGFARGCNQGLEAAKGDYLLLLNNDVVVTGGWLSGLLACFRHRPETGIVGPLTNNISGIQRLSGSPPSPQAGLEEFAAGIRTRFGGRRIYNRRIVGFCMLFSRDLFNRVGYLDESFGNGNFEDDDYCLRGELEGFRNLIAGDVFIHHYGSVSFRGNNMDYAQAMAGNRGVFNRKWSRTITEPLLARKVVTLKTMEEADRLRRQGKSNAAVEVLLKEGIAQIPGEMRFYCMIADILLEGGMPAEALQTLREAPRLYETSRALYLLVQAACLLAQEGVGRDAATRADRCHPAYPNARLMRGVLALCNGDIACATEEFHAAAAMDASNPDVWCGLAQVAEAASNREAAFEWYRRASIVAPTCLEAARGLHRLAASPDEQALARRHFEEALYFRDDDRDIRYLLIDLLIRAGEQSAALAHAERAMVLFGADKGLVDASLALRRSVGPLVIPPATRAAGTSVSLCMITKNEAKDLPRCLASLKPIVDEIVVCDTGSSDGTREIAEAFGARVIDHVWTGDFSAARNCSLAAATGAWTLVMDADETISPYDYDAFRELVGRQPNAMTAYTITTRNYTNKLVEKWQEHDGRYPVEEAGRGWMPSDKVRLFPNRPEIRFENAIHEMVEPALDRLKIPYPAAPQVVVHHYGYLDDKRQEDKKSLYYEIGVKKLAESGGSPKAIVELAIQAAGIERYEEAIELWKRALEYNPESPLAYFNLGFANLCIGRYDDAYDATKRALELQKDYREAWANLALIDIFRGRHLAALKQLDKQVVSRGDYVMFDLIRAVACCCNHEFERAEDCFRSVVSRQVEFDKFVETAARHLRRSGRWSDADAVVKIARKAGCRLQGEM
- a CDS encoding flagellin, with the protein product MAINDISLTSGMRNNLLSLQNTTTLINRTQTRLSTGKSVNTALDNPTNFFAAQTATARATDLSNRKDGMSEAVQMVSAANAGITGITSLIQSAQGVAQAALATTSVTDRASYATTFNTLMTQITELASDSGYRGTNFLNSQNQTVEFAPATGGATLQIQGFDATSTGLGLSTATNVGNTGSTGWADATAGTANIQSSATQLEGALNTLRSQSSTLSANLSVVTARQTFTDNMVSTLQTGADNLTLADTNQEGANLLMLQTRQSLGITSLSLASQAAQAVLKLF
- a CDS encoding flagellar biosynthesis repressor FlbT, which translates into the protein MSLKLHLKPHEKIIIGGAVMQCGNRPIEFTVENNVPILRQKDIMTEAGATSPARRVYFVLQLMYIDSGANDSNYHEVFRELEREITAAVPSSQRFFDEISGEVAAGRFYQALKTAQALMAYENQLLAHVGDTSPPLLPAGN
- a CDS encoding lipopolysaccharide assembly protein LapB, with amino-acid sequence MKTHSLSDWIKAADYYRGKGSFEKAIEAFAQARLALLADMGECFTRLGKLEEAQVLFEEILEADIRNIQANAGLGIVSLLSGAPEAAALAFGNVLHVDPREPKALCGLGMAQLQLGRYEEGIDLLQQSLREAPDNLAALDELVRFASAPGGEPYRPAALDHCRKYLERNPDATEVHDYLKTLEPTPSIRQAEPGALASLVAAFQANPFHRPTVLALAQRLGDAGLVRDGRDVCAVYLQRYPGDVDVLSLQRSL